A single genomic interval of Rhodothermus profundi harbors:
- a CDS encoding glycoside hydrolase family 31 protein, protein MLYLWGDIAPNLTKGMEFLGALTEYQDIPGGLELQAGQARLRIRALADGIFQIWLHPDGQPFPAHPFSYAVRPECFAAAPPPVTCHLQESHLVLTQGSWRVVVQRDPVRLWFEGAAGVPLAADSFGMCWENAHVSVWKKRADGERFFGLGEKTGSLERTGRAYENWNTDDSGYDTRDDPLYKTIPFYLALRPTLNQRVEAYGIFFDNTFRSWFDFGGCAPEHVSFGADGGELVYYFLAGPAPADVLSRYTWLTGRFALPPRWALGYHQSRWSYYPEAVVRALVSEFRARRLPLDVVHLDIHYMDGYRIFTWDSHRFPNPHQLAEDLRKEGVRLVTIVDPGVKIDPGYPVHDEGLAENVFVRYPDGSLYEGNVWPGRCYFPDFTDPRARAWFGRYVGAFLRTGVAGFWCDMNEPSVFKGGTMPDLVVHCLEGRGGTHREAHNVYGLLMARSVWEAYRTHMPEQRPFVITRAAYAGVQRYACVWTGDNVADWSHLRQALTMMLSLGLSGQPFSGSDIGGFIGTPSPELYARWIQLGACSPLFRTHTAYGTPAQEPWSFGEEVEAIARKYLTWRYQLLPYLYTCFEEHQRTGLPVLRPLWLHYFDDPRTFEIDDSFLLGPHLLVAPVLEPGAQHRRVYLPAGRWYDFWSNRAYEGPDEILVEAPLDVLPVFVRAGTVLPLGPALQHTDEPCDTLQLHVYPGQGHSLLYEDDGHSWAYETGAFRRTTFMLEATSSALSLRVHVEGSYHSPIKRFHLCWHHGEGPTTLYVDGQPIASHYDATHQHITAELPAFFTHVHT, encoded by the coding sequence GTGTTGTATCTTTGGGGCGACATTGCACCCAACCTGACCAAAGGCATGGAATTTCTCGGTGCGCTCACAGAATACCAGGACATTCCAGGCGGCTTAGAACTGCAGGCAGGCCAGGCCCGCCTGCGCATTCGGGCGCTGGCCGACGGAATTTTTCAGATCTGGCTGCATCCGGACGGGCAGCCTTTTCCAGCACATCCCTTTTCCTATGCTGTACGACCTGAATGCTTTGCTGCTGCTCCTCCGCCTGTAACATGCCACCTCCAGGAATCCCATCTCGTACTGACCCAGGGTTCCTGGCGCGTGGTTGTGCAGCGCGATCCAGTCCGTCTCTGGTTTGAAGGAGCTGCCGGCGTCCCATTAGCGGCCGACAGCTTCGGCATGTGTTGGGAAAACGCACACGTCAGCGTCTGGAAAAAGCGGGCCGACGGCGAACGTTTCTTTGGCCTGGGCGAGAAGACCGGCTCGCTGGAGCGCACCGGCCGCGCCTACGAAAACTGGAATACCGACGATTCAGGCTACGATACCCGAGATGACCCCCTGTATAAGACGATTCCATTTTATCTGGCCCTGCGTCCTACGCTGAACCAGCGCGTTGAAGCCTACGGTATTTTCTTCGACAATACATTTCGCTCCTGGTTCGACTTCGGCGGTTGCGCGCCAGAGCATGTAAGCTTCGGTGCGGATGGTGGAGAGCTGGTTTACTATTTCCTAGCAGGTCCTGCACCGGCCGACGTGCTCAGCCGCTACACCTGGCTAACCGGCCGCTTTGCGCTGCCCCCCCGCTGGGCGCTGGGCTATCACCAGAGCCGCTGGAGCTACTACCCGGAAGCCGTTGTGCGCGCCCTGGTCTCTGAATTCCGGGCTCGTCGACTTCCGCTCGATGTGGTACACCTCGACATCCATTATATGGATGGGTACCGCATTTTTACCTGGGATTCCCACCGCTTCCCCAACCCGCACCAACTGGCCGAGGACCTGCGCAAAGAAGGCGTGCGCCTGGTCACCATCGTTGACCCCGGCGTTAAGATAGACCCGGGATATCCGGTGCACGACGAAGGACTGGCCGAAAACGTATTTGTGCGCTACCCGGACGGCAGCCTGTACGAAGGGAATGTATGGCCGGGACGCTGCTACTTCCCGGACTTCACAGATCCCAGAGCACGGGCCTGGTTCGGGCGATACGTGGGCGCGTTTCTTCGCACCGGTGTGGCCGGATTCTGGTGCGACATGAACGAGCCTTCGGTGTTTAAGGGAGGCACAATGCCCGATCTGGTCGTGCACTGCCTTGAAGGCCGCGGCGGCACCCACCGAGAGGCCCACAACGTCTATGGACTGCTCATGGCCCGCTCCGTCTGGGAAGCATATCGCACGCACATGCCCGAGCAGCGTCCCTTCGTCATTACCCGTGCCGCCTATGCCGGCGTGCAGCGCTACGCGTGCGTCTGGACCGGCGACAACGTCGCGGACTGGTCCCATCTGCGCCAGGCCCTTACCATGATGCTCTCCCTGGGACTCAGCGGCCAGCCTTTTTCTGGTAGTGACATCGGTGGATTTATTGGCACGCCTTCTCCTGAACTATATGCGCGATGGATCCAGCTCGGCGCCTGCTCGCCGCTATTTCGCACGCACACGGCTTATGGCACGCCTGCCCAGGAACCCTGGAGTTTCGGCGAAGAAGTCGAAGCCATTGCGCGTAAATACCTGACCTGGCGCTATCAACTGCTTCCTTACCTTTACACCTGCTTTGAAGAGCACCAGCGCACGGGCCTTCCCGTGCTACGGCCTCTCTGGCTACACTACTTCGATGATCCGCGCACCTTTGAAATTGACGACAGTTTTCTACTGGGTCCCCATCTGCTGGTCGCACCTGTTTTAGAACCGGGCGCTCAACATCGCCGCGTCTATTTGCCTGCTGGCAGGTGGTATGACTTCTGGAGCAACCGCGCTTACGAGGGACCCGATGAAATCCTCGTTGAAGCTCCCCTGGATGTATTGCCCGTTTTTGTGCGTGCGGGAACGGTGCTCCCACTGGGCCCCGCCTTACAGCACACCGACGAACCCTGCGACACGCTGCAACTCCACGTGTATCCCGGCCAGGGCCATAGCCTGCTCTACGAAGACGACGGGCATTCCTGGGCCTACGAAACCGGTGCGTTCCGACGCACTACCTTCATGCTGGAAGCCACTTCTTCCGCGCTCTCTCTACGCGTCCACGTAGAAGGAAGCTATCACTCTCCCATAAAGCGCTTTCATCTCTGCTGGCATCACGGAGAGGGACCCACTACCCTTTACGTAGATGGCCAGCCTATTGCGTCCCACTATGACGCCACCCATCAGCATATAACCGCAGAACTTCCCGCCTTTTTCACGCATGTGCACACGTGA
- a CDS encoding ROK family protein codes for MDSLPAFAVGVDLGGTTIKAALVERGVGIQHELSRPTEAEEGPAHVIGRIAEMVQTLIRRAPDHQIAGIGIGAPGTVNWERTAVVYPPNLPGWGIVDLRKALQEALGIPLPVFVENDANLAGLGSAHYGAGRPFDAFIMVTLGTGVGGAIIYRNRIFRGTTGGAGEIGHMSIDYEGPLDRYGIAGSIEAYIGQRFLSRYARYRLLTQRHSLVHQMAGEDLRNLTPRLLYEAARAGDEPAREVLAWAGHKLGCVLASAVNLLDIHKIVVGGGVSAADRFILEPARQTLRRYVIPALRDKVEIIRETLGNEAGMLGAAQLVFQLLEHPSEELEA; via the coding sequence ATGGATTCCCTCCCCGCCTTTGCTGTTGGCGTTGATCTAGGCGGTACAACCATCAAAGCCGCCCTGGTAGAGCGCGGCGTGGGCATCCAACATGAGCTGAGCCGCCCAACCGAAGCCGAAGAAGGCCCGGCTCACGTCATCGGTCGGATCGCCGAAATGGTACAGACGCTCATCAGGCGCGCTCCTGACCACCAGATTGCCGGCATTGGCATTGGAGCTCCTGGTACCGTCAACTGGGAACGCACGGCTGTCGTCTATCCACCCAACCTGCCGGGCTGGGGTATCGTCGATCTGCGCAAGGCGCTCCAGGAAGCGCTGGGAATTCCGCTACCGGTATTCGTTGAAAACGACGCCAACCTGGCCGGCCTGGGATCAGCGCACTACGGCGCTGGCCGCCCGTTTGATGCCTTTATCATGGTGACGCTGGGCACGGGGGTAGGAGGAGCTATCATCTACCGGAACCGCATCTTCCGGGGCACCACTGGTGGGGCAGGCGAAATCGGCCATATGAGCATCGACTACGAAGGCCCTCTGGATCGCTACGGTATCGCAGGATCCATTGAGGCCTATATTGGCCAACGGTTCTTATCCCGTTACGCCCGCTATCGACTCCTGACGCAACGGCATAGTCTCGTGCACCAGATGGCGGGCGAAGACCTGCGCAACCTCACCCCACGCCTCCTCTACGAAGCCGCCCGCGCTGGAGACGAACCGGCCCGAGAAGTGCTGGCCTGGGCAGGTCATAAACTGGGCTGCGTGCTGGCCTCAGCCGTTAACTTGCTGGACATTCATAAAATTGTAGTGGGCGGAGGCGTCTCAGCCGCAGACAGGTTCATCCTGGAGCCAGCGCGCCAGACGCTCCGCCGCTATGTAATCCCGGCTCTGCGCGACAAAGTTGAAATTATCCGCGAAACGCTGGGCAACGAAGCCGGAATGCTGGGCGCTGCCCAGTTAGTCTTTCAGCTCCTTGAACATCCCTCCGAGGAGCTGGAAGCCTGA
- a CDS encoding FtsB family cell division protein has protein sequence MSVPRYTDIPPPSRRRRRRRLLIGGLLVLLGIWLAFLDSHSLYRRIRWSYEAARLRAQNEALRQRIDSLKQQLKRGITDEMIERIAREQYGMRRPGETVYRVEE, from the coding sequence ATGTCCGTGCCCCGCTACACCGATATTCCGCCTCCGAGCAGGCGACGACGGCGTCGTCGCCTGCTCATCGGAGGACTTCTGGTACTTCTGGGCATATGGCTGGCTTTTCTAGACAGCCATAGTCTTTACCGGCGCATCCGGTGGAGCTACGAAGCCGCCCGCCTTCGCGCCCAGAACGAAGCCCTCCGGCAACGCATTGACTCCCTCAAGCAGCAGTTGAAGCGCGGGATAACGGACGAAATGATCGAACGCATAGCCCGCGAACAATACGGAATGCGTCGCCCGGGCGAAACGGTGTATCGGGTTGAAGAATAG
- a CDS encoding glycogen/starch synthase: MAQPMRILFVASEIIPFAQVTPIAELARLLPERLQEAGLVEPRIMMPRYGIVSERRNRLHEVIRLSGTHVPLGKDQETLKVKVASIPGIRLQVYFMDNTRYFKRKGVYADKEGAEFPDNVARALFFGRAVLETVRKLGWAPDIVHAFGSLAGLLPFLLTTEYAQDPLFERARRIYTPDGLTLKARLSAALLDKLRLPQDERLIDRSLDEVGRALAEVVVYPASLQPSETEAVQFAADPEAFVEQAAALYEQLLSSVPA, from the coding sequence ATGGCTCAGCCAATGCGTATTCTTTTTGTTGCCAGTGAAATCATTCCTTTTGCTCAAGTTACCCCCATTGCCGAACTGGCTCGCCTGCTGCCGGAACGGCTGCAAGAAGCGGGATTGGTAGAGCCGCGCATTATGATGCCTCGTTATGGCATCGTCAGTGAGCGCCGGAACCGCTTACACGAAGTTATTCGTCTTTCGGGAACGCACGTGCCGCTCGGCAAAGACCAGGAAACGTTGAAAGTTAAGGTAGCCTCTATTCCTGGAATTCGGCTTCAGGTCTATTTCATGGACAACACCCGTTATTTCAAACGCAAAGGCGTGTACGCCGACAAGGAAGGCGCCGAATTTCCGGACAATGTAGCCCGCGCTCTGTTTTTCGGTCGTGCCGTGCTGGAGACCGTGCGAAAACTGGGATGGGCACCGGATATCGTGCATGCCTTTGGTAGCCTGGCGGGATTGTTGCCTTTTCTACTTACCACAGAATATGCACAGGACCCACTTTTCGAGCGGGCGCGACGCATCTATACGCCGGACGGCCTCACGTTAAAGGCGCGCCTGAGCGCTGCGCTGCTAGACAAGCTGCGGTTGCCCCAGGATGAACGCCTCATCGACCGTTCGCTCGATGAAGTAGGCCGCGCTCTGGCCGAAGTCGTGGTCTATCCGGCATCACTGCAGCCAAGTGAAACAGAGGCGGTTCAGTTTGCTGCTGATCCCGAGGCGTTTGTGGAGCAGGCTGCTGCCCTGTATGAGCAGTTGCTCAGCAGCGTGCCTGCTTGA
- a CDS encoding tetratricopeptide repeat protein — protein sequence MMIRATGIFAGQPYTTGIWSGVLGLLLLVFSAQAQPVAAQQPEQQEIDEHTKAVNYSLYYEYFKNKDYNAALPYLRWMIQHAPEYAGPGRKDDRNFERIIKVHEELAKAADDPELARAHLDSALAYFDMALEVLPARGVDLDTVTWYIRRGRFIQRFPELLADRQPEAVTYYRKAFELAPQRVDDYSIQVVIADLVREGKKEEAVAFMDQVEAALGNDPERASLMEYITAIRDNLFQTPEERMAFLENRLAKDSTNLEIISELFDIYRQLGEREKMYGLAERLLALKQDARTYHMVGKLYLDDGEPAKALEYFRQAMQMPGVEEIARELYFNAGVAEQQLGRLANARTYFRRALRVDPQFGKAYIAIGDLYAQAVAECGSQLEREDRAVYWLAVDYYERAKRVDPSVANEANRKINTYRKYFPDQEALFFKGWQVGQPYKIDYGCYAWINEETTVKPPPSS from the coding sequence ATGATGATCCGGGCAACAGGGATCTTCGCCGGGCAACCCTACACCACGGGCATCTGGAGTGGTGTCCTCGGGCTGCTTCTGCTGGTCTTTAGCGCCCAGGCCCAGCCAGTGGCCGCACAGCAACCCGAGCAGCAGGAAATTGACGAGCACACGAAGGCGGTCAACTATAGCCTCTACTACGAGTACTTCAAAAACAAAGATTACAACGCCGCCCTCCCCTACCTGCGCTGGATGATCCAGCATGCACCGGAATACGCTGGCCCCGGCCGCAAGGATGATCGCAACTTTGAGCGCATCATTAAAGTCCACGAAGAGCTGGCTAAAGCTGCCGACGATCCAGAGCTTGCCCGGGCTCATCTTGACTCAGCGCTCGCGTATTTCGACATGGCCCTGGAAGTACTGCCAGCTCGGGGCGTAGACCTAGATACCGTTACCTGGTATATCCGGCGAGGTCGCTTCATTCAGCGCTTTCCCGAACTGCTGGCTGATCGCCAGCCAGAGGCAGTCACGTACTACCGAAAAGCATTTGAGCTGGCTCCGCAGCGGGTCGACGACTATTCCATTCAGGTAGTTATTGCCGATCTGGTCCGGGAAGGCAAAAAAGAAGAGGCTGTCGCCTTCATGGACCAGGTGGAGGCAGCGCTGGGAAATGACCCGGAACGGGCCTCTCTGATGGAATACATTACGGCCATTCGCGACAATCTCTTCCAGACACCTGAGGAACGCATGGCTTTCCTCGAAAACCGGCTGGCAAAAGACTCCACCAATCTGGAGATCATCTCGGAGCTGTTCGACATTTACCGCCAGCTCGGTGAACGCGAAAAAATGTATGGCCTGGCCGAACGACTCCTTGCGCTCAAACAGGATGCACGCACCTACCATATGGTCGGGAAACTCTACCTGGACGACGGCGAACCGGCAAAAGCGCTAGAGTACTTCCGCCAGGCCATGCAAATGCCCGGGGTGGAAGAGATTGCCCGCGAGTTGTATTTCAACGCAGGGGTTGCAGAACAGCAGCTTGGACGTCTGGCCAATGCGCGCACCTACTTCCGGCGTGCTCTGCGCGTTGATCCGCAGTTTGGAAAAGCCTACATTGCTATCGGAGATCTGTACGCGCAAGCCGTTGCAGAATGCGGCAGCCAGCTCGAACGCGAAGATCGCGCAGTCTACTGGCTAGCCGTTGATTACTACGAGCGCGCCAAGCGGGTCGATCCATCCGTCGCGAATGAAGCTAACCGCAAGATCAACACGTACCGCAAATACTTCCCCGATCAAGAAGCACTCTTCTTCAAAGGATGGCAAGTAGGCCAGCCCTATAAGATCGACTACGGCTGCTACGCCTGGATTAACGAAGAAACCACGGTCAAGCCGCCTCCCTCCTCGTAA
- the eno gene encoding phosphopyruvate hydratase translates to MAYIDEIIARQILDSRGNPTLEVEVITDEGFVGRAAVPSGASTGEHEAVELRDGDKSRYLGKGVRQAVANVNEKIAPELTGFSVFEQAAIDEALIALDGTPNKSNLGANAILGVSLAVAKAAAATADLPLYRYVGGTNARTLPVPLMNIINGGRHADNNLDLQEFMIAPVGGGSFSEALRIGVEIFHHLKQVLKAKGYSTAVGDEGGFAPNLRANEEAVEIILEAIEKAGYRAGEDVFLALDPATSEMYRDGYYVFWKSDPETRRTSEDMVAFWERWVNQYPILSIEDGMAEDDWEGWRLLTERLGQRVQLVGDDLFVTNTERLQRGIRSGCANAILIKPNQIGTLTETLAAIELAHKNGYAAILSHRSGETEDTTIADLAVAANTGQIKTGSASRSDRIAKYNQLLRIEEQLGDTARFLGRQAFRV, encoded by the coding sequence ATGGCTTACATCGATGAAATTATCGCCCGACAGATTCTCGACAGCCGAGGCAATCCAACGCTGGAAGTCGAGGTCATCACCGACGAAGGCTTTGTAGGACGAGCCGCTGTTCCCAGCGGCGCCTCCACCGGAGAACATGAAGCCGTCGAGCTGCGCGACGGCGACAAAAGTCGCTACCTGGGCAAAGGCGTGCGCCAGGCCGTGGCCAACGTGAACGAAAAGATTGCACCGGAACTGACCGGCTTCAGCGTGTTTGAGCAAGCCGCTATTGATGAGGCCCTCATTGCACTGGACGGCACGCCCAACAAAAGCAACCTGGGCGCCAATGCCATCCTGGGCGTCTCGCTCGCCGTTGCAAAGGCTGCCGCTGCTACGGCCGACCTACCGCTTTACCGCTACGTAGGCGGCACCAACGCTCGCACGCTCCCTGTGCCGCTCATGAACATTATTAACGGCGGACGCCACGCCGACAATAACCTGGATCTGCAGGAATTCATGATCGCACCGGTGGGTGGAGGCAGCTTCTCTGAAGCGCTGCGCATCGGCGTAGAAATCTTCCACCACCTGAAGCAGGTCCTCAAAGCAAAAGGCTACAGCACAGCCGTAGGCGACGAAGGCGGTTTTGCCCCCAACCTTCGAGCCAACGAAGAGGCCGTTGAGATCATCCTGGAAGCCATTGAAAAAGCGGGCTATCGCGCCGGAGAAGATGTCTTCCTGGCACTCGATCCGGCTACCAGCGAAATGTACCGGGATGGCTACTATGTCTTCTGGAAGAGCGACCCTGAGACCAGGCGCACTTCTGAAGACATGGTGGCTTTCTGGGAACGCTGGGTCAACCAGTACCCGATTCTTTCTATTGAAGACGGCATGGCCGAGGACGACTGGGAAGGCTGGCGGCTGCTGACCGAGCGGCTCGGCCAGCGCGTCCAGCTCGTCGGCGACGACCTGTTTGTAACCAATACCGAGCGCCTGCAACGCGGCATCCGCAGCGGATGCGCCAATGCTATTCTGATCAAACCCAATCAGATTGGTACGCTCACAGAAACGCTGGCTGCCATTGAACTGGCTCACAAAAACGGGTATGCAGCCATCCTGAGCCATCGTTCGGGAGAAACGGAAGACACCACAATTGCTGACCTGGCCGTAGCTGCTAACACGGGTCAGATTAAGACCGGTTCGGCCAGTCGCAGTGATCGCATTGCAAAATACAACCAGTTGCTCCGCATCGAAGAACAACTGGGGGATACGGCTCGTTTTCTAGGCCGTCAGGCCTTCCGCGTATAA